The following DNA comes from Cryobacterium psychrophilum.
AAAGAGGTTCAGAGGCGGTTGTGTGTGAAACGCCCGGCAAGCAGGGTCGCGGCGACGGGCATCCGCCTCAGTTCGTCGACGGATGCCGTGAACGGGTCGCTCTCGCAGATCGCCAGGTCGGCAACATCACCGACGGCGATGCCGGAACGCCCGCGGGCAGAGGCCGCGAGCGCCGCCGCCCGGGAAACCGACTGTTCGGGATGCCACGGCTCGCGCCCATCCCTGGTGCGTCCCACGGCGGATGCCATTGCCGCCCACGGATCGAGCGGCGCCACCGGGGCGTCCGAACCGAATGCCAGCTCCACACCGGCTTCGAGCAGGCTGGCGAGGGGAAACGCCCGGTCTGTCTCGCCAGCCCAGAACCGGTCGGCCACATCCCGGTCGTCCATGGCATGTTCGGGTTGCACGCTGGCCACAACACCGAGTGTTGCGAAGCGTTCGATATCGGCACGCATCAGCAACTGCGCATGCTCGATGCTCCCGGTACAGCCGACGGCCTCGAAGGCGTCAAGCGCGTAGCTGTTGGCCCGGTCGCCGATGGCGTGCACGGCAGGACGGATTCCGGCCTGCGCCGCCATCTGCATCCAGGACTGCAGTTCCCGTGGCGGCACGGTCGATAACCCCCGGGAGCCGCAGGTGTCTTCCAAGCCGGGGTATTCGTTGACGCAGAGAGCCGTGCGGGTGTTGAGCGATCCATCGGTCAGAACCTTGAATGGCCCGACCGTGAGGAGGCCGTCCGTGCCGTCGATGACGGCGCCCGTTCTAAGCCCCAGCTCAATCGCGCGTTGCAGATGCGCGGCGTAGATGCCGAACTCCACCCGCAGCGACGTGCTGCCCCCGTTGATGCGGCGGCGCCACGTGTCGAGGTTCCAGGCCATCTCCAGATCCACGATTCCCACGACACCCCGCGCGGCGGCGTTCACCGCCGCGCCCTCCGCCCAGGCATCCATGCTTTCGTCAGCAACCGTGCCGATGGCCGACACCACGGTGAAGCACTCGTCCTCCCGCAGGAGTCCTGTCGGGTGGTCGGCGAACCCGTGAAGGGCCAGCGCGGCGGAGTTCAGCCAGCAGCAGTGCAGATCGCCGCTGACCAGTATCACCGGAACGGTCGGTGATGCGGCGTCCAGCACCGCGCGGCTCGGGGCATCCGGCCAGAGTCCGTCGCGAAAGCCGCTGCCGACGATGGTGTCCGACGGTGCGACGTGTGCGGCGTGCCCGGCCACCAGCGCGGCCGTCTCCGCGGCGCTGCCGCATGTGGAGAGGTCGAGTCGGCTGGAATTCTGCGCCCACTGACTGAAGTGCACATGGTTGTCCCAGAGACCCGGGACCAGCCAGCGTCCGTCGAGATCGACGGATTCGGCCGACGACAGGGCGCCGGTGCTTCGCGAAATGCGCCGCAGCACGGGCTCATTGGTGTCGGTGTCGCCGATCTCGACGTCCCAGCTGACCTCGCTGCCCGGAAGCCTGCCGTTGCGCAGAACGAGCGTCATGCCTTACGACCCGAGGTTCAGGCCGGCTTTGTCGATGGCGTAGTCACCCAGGTCGTACTTCTCAAGAATCTCCTGGTAGCTGCCATCGGCAATGATCGAGTCGAGCGCCAGCACGAGCGCACTGGTCAACTCGGAGTCCTTCTTGAGCACGCCGATCCCGGTGAAGACCGGGTTGTATCCGTTGGGGTTGGCGGGGTCGCGCACCACCTCGAACATCTCGCCGTCGCCGGCGGTCTGTGCGGAGTAGGCGGCCACGGCGGAGTCGACGACGTCGGCAATGGCTTTGCCGGAGCGCACGGCGGTCTGCACGTCGGTCTCGCTGGGCAGTTCGGCGATCTTGATCGGGCCCGGCCCGGCCTGCGTGCACTGGTCGTCGTAGCCGCGCAGGATCTCGGCCTGGATCGTCGCCTTCGACACGGCGACGTCCTTGCCGCACAGATCGAGCACGGTCGTGATCTTCTCGGGGTTGCCGGCCAGCACCATGATCGAGAATCCGGCGTGGAAGTAGTCGACGAAGTCGAGCGTTTCCTGCCGCTTGGCGGTGTCGTTCATGCCGGACATGATGATGTCGCTCTGTCCGGATTGCAGGGCCGGGATGTTGGTGGCGAATGCCTGCTTCTCCAACGTCAGGGGCACACCCAGCTTGACGCCGAGGGCCTGTGCGAGGTCGAAGTCCAGTCCGGTGAGGTTCTGATCCTCATCGAGCATCTCCATGGGCGGGTAGGGATAGTCGGAAGCCACGCGGATGACACCGGCCTTCACGTATTTCTCCGGAAGCGCCGCTGCGGCGGCCGCATCGACCTCGCCGACAGGCGCCTCCTCAACGGGAGCGGCCGGCGCGGGGGCTGCGGAGCAGGCACTCAAAGCGAGAGTTGCCGCAAACCCGAGTGATACCGCTATCTGCCACGATGGCCGACTGCGCTGTGGTGTGTTCATTGCTGCTCTCCTCATTGCTGTGCGGAGCCGGGCGTCGTTGCCCGGCTGTGCGGTCTAGCGTGCGTAGGGCCGTGGCCCTAGAAAGCGATGTCGGTTCGTGATGTCGTGACGTTGGCCAGGGCATCCGGCAGAACGTCGACGCCGATCCCCGGCCCGGTCGGCACCGGAAGGCACCCGTCCTGCAACACGAACGGCGCGGTCAGGTCCTGGGCGTAGTAGCGGCTGGAAGCCGACGTGTCACCGGGGAGGGTGAAGTTGGGCAACCCGGCGAGCGCAACATTCGCCGCACGCCCAATCCCCGTTTCGAGCATCCCTCCACACCACACGGGCACCCCATGCGCGGCTGCAACATCGTGGATGCGCCTGGCTTCCAGAAAACCGCCGACCCGAGCCGGCTTCACGTTGATGATGCTGCAGGCACCGAGAACGATGGCGGCGGCGGCGTCACGGGCGGATTCGATCGACTCGTCGAGGCAGATCGGTGTCGTCATCAGCTTGGCCAGGCTGGCGTGGCCGAGGATGTCGTCCTCCGGCAGCGGCTGCTCGATCAGCAGCAGGTTGAAGGGGTCGAGCCGGGCAAGGTGCCGGGCATCGGCCAGCGAATAGGCGGTGTTGGCGTCAACCTGCAGCAGGATGTCGTCGCCGAAACGTTCGCGCACGGCACGAACCGGCTCGATGTCCCATCCCGGTTCGATCTTCAGCTTGATCCGCAGGTATCCCTCGGCGAGGTACTCGCCGACGACGTCGAGCAGACCATCAATCGACTCCATGATTCCGACGGAGACACCGGACGGCACCGTCTGATTGACCGCACCCAGGTGCTGGCCGAAGGACACGCCACGTTCCTTGAGCTGCGCGTCGAGGATGGCGGTCTCCAGCACGGCTTTGGACATCGGATGCCCCTTCACCGGCGCCAGCGTCGTCGCGACATGTTCGGCGGTCAGTCCGTCTCCGACAGCCCGAAGCCGGGGAAGCAGATGATCGCGGATCACGAGGTCGCAGCCGTCGAGAAACTCGGAGCTGTAGAGCGGATCGGGTTCGGCGGCGCATTCTGCCCAGCCCTCGGCGTTGGCGGTCGTTACGCGCACAATCGTCATTTCGCGGTGGTCGATCTGTCCGAATGACGTACGGAAGGGGCGCACCAGAGGCATCGTCACCCGGCGTAGTTCAACATTCTCGATCTTCATTGCTGTCCTCCTGTTGCGAGCCGATACCAACCTGCTCGAGTGACCCCGCGGGCGATGTGTCCCGAGGAAAAATTTGTGGCGAACACGTTCCGTGCAAAGCGTCGCCAGTCCGCGGCAAGGATCGGGCTCTGCCCGCGGAGCCCGACGATGTCAGTCGGCACCCGGCACCAGAGCGCTCCAGCCGTCTCGACCAACGCCGGCTGGTCGTCGGGGCCAAGCTCCCGCACCTGATCGGGCGAGAACGGGGGCAAATCCGTGGTTTCCGGCCGTCCCTCGCTGCACGCGATGGCCAGGTCCGACGTCAGCGGCCAGTGGGCCGTCAACCGGTCGCTCTCATCGTTGGCGTTGATCGACCCGCTCATCGCACCATAGAAGTTCCGCGTGTACTCGGACGAGTGGGCGCCGAGCTTGGTCAGGTTGAATCGGGCGTTGCGACTGACCAGGGGGTCGAAGGTCCAGCGGATGGCTTCGATGTCACGCGCCAGCGCCCACGCCCGCTGATGCTGCTTGAGCGCAAACCCCACGCCCTGATCGGCGTTCCCCGGGAGGACTCCGGCGAGCAGGGAGTATGCCGACACCGCCCCCGGCGACACGACGAGCACCGCGACGCCACAGAGGATTCCGGCCCGGTCGTAGGCGGCCGTCACGGCGCTACCCGCATGGCCGAGGCTGCGCAGGAGTTCTGCGTTCATCGGACTCTCGTCGGGCTCAAGGCCCCAGACCGAAACGAGCAGCGCCGAGATCGGTTGCAGGCGGTCCATCTCGGTCTCGTCCCGGATGCTCACCCCGGCGAGCGCCGCAGCCCGGGCTGCGGCGGCACCGGCCTGGCGAGCGAGCGGATGGCCGGTCTCCAGGAGAGGGCTGGTGTTCAGGAGAGGGCTGGTGTTCGCGGCCTCCGCTGCGGGAGCCGGCCGCGCGGAGTCCGAGAGCAGCAGGCCCGCGGCGAGCGCGGCGCGTTCGACCAGACCCGATCGGCTGGTGTGTTCGTGCCGGGCGTGCGCGCCGTCACCGACCGCCCCCAGACCATCGAGTACCGGTACGCCGAGCGCGGCCACGAAGTTCGCATCGCTGGCCCCGCCCACGGAGACTTCAGCCAGCTCAACCCCGAGCATCCGCCCGACGCGGGCCGCCCTCTCGAAGAGCACCCCGATCTCGGCGGTGCGCTCGAACGGTGGCCGGTTCCAGTCGGTATCGACGCTGAAGGTCACGTGCGGGTCGCTCGTGGTCAGGCCGGTGAAGCAGGCGTCAATGCGTGCCATTTCGGCGGCGCTCGTCACGCGAACGTCAACACATGTCTCGGCGGTACCGGCCGAGACGTTGCTGCGTGACCCGCCGGTGACCAGGCCGGCGTTCACGGTCGTGCCCGCGGCGTGGTCGGCGAATCCCACAATCCGGGTGATGGCCTCTGCGATCGCGTGCACCGCACTGGCACCATCGAGCGGGTTCAGGCCGGCATGAGCTTCGATGCCGGTGGCGGTCACGGTGAAGAGTCCGACGCCCTTCCTCCCCGTTTTCAAGGCGCCGGCCGCGCTTCCCTCGAAGACGTAGACGGCGGGCATCCCGCTCGTTTCGGACTCGATGATGGCGCGGGAGGCGTGGCTGCCGGTCTCTTCATCACCGGTGAGGATCAGCCGGGTGTTCGGCGTGAAATCGGCGGTTTGTTGTAGCGCCCGGACGCCCCAGACCGCCTGTACGAGACCGGCTTTCATATCGAAGATGCCCGGGCCGGACAGTCGCTCGTCATCGAATTGCAGCGGCCACGTCGTCGTTGTTCCCGCGGGCCACACCGTGTCGTAGTGCGCGAGCAGCACCGACTCGGGGGCGCGGCCGAAGTCGAGCACCGCGATGTTGCCAAGATCGGCGCTTTCAAAGATTTCTTCGCGGGTGGGCATTCCGATGCGGGCGTAGATCCAGTCGAGGATGAGCGGGAAGGCACGGTCGAGCAGACCCTTGTCGTCGCTGGGGGTTTCCCACCGCACGTACGCCTCCAGGTCATCCACCATGTCGTCGCGATGGGCCGTGAGATAGGCGAGCGCGTCGCTGATGATGAGACTGGGATCGGCCGCAGCTGCACGTTTAGACATGACGACAGTCTTTGGCCCGTAGTGTTGATCCACCGAACAAGTGCTGAATCATTTCAGATGCGGAGGCGAGTATGCCGGATTCTTACGTACCCGATGAGCTGGACATCGCCATCGTCGACAGTCTCAGCATCCACCCGCGCGCCAGCTGGATCGCCGTTGCCGACGCTCTCGGGAGCAATGCGTCAACGGTGGCACGCCGGTGGGATCGGTTGAAACTTCTCGGGCTCGCGTGGACGCTCTGCGTGCGTGACTACACGGCGCTGGCGGTGCAGGACCATCTCGATATTCGCTGCCGCCCCGGCTTCATCGAGGAGCTCGCCGCCCTGTTCTGCGAGGTGAAGTGTTGCCTCACGGTGTCGGCGGTGTCCGGCAACGCCGACCTGCGCATCCTCGTCGATGTGCCGGATATCAGCTCCCTGCACGCCTTCATGAATCATGAGGTGTGGCGCAATCCCGGCATTGTGAGCGTTGAGCACAACATCGCGACGGAGGTCTTTCAAACCGCTCGCGGCTGGGTGTCCGGATCGTTGTCGCTCAGGCAGCGGACGGCCCTGCGGCAGTCGATCACGGTGCACCGGCCGGCGCTGGCCAGGCTGACGGCCAGGGAAGAGCAGATCGCGATCATCCTGCAACGTGATGCTCGAACATCGGCCAGCGACATCGCCGACGAGCTGGGCATGAGTCTTCCGTCGGCCAGCCGACAGATCAGCAGGTTGATCGCGTCGAACAAGATCGAGCTGCGCGCTGAAGCCGCTCACGCGGTGGTGGGCTGGCCGATCTCGGTGTGCCTGTATTCGCAGGTGAAACCGGGCCGGCTGCGCGCGGCAGCGGCCGGAGCGGCCAAGCTGCCCCGGTCCCGTGCCACCCACACGGTCGTGAGCCCGCGGTGGAACCTGATGACAATCTATTGGATGCGCGATCTGGCTGACATCCATCGGATCGAGGAAGCGCTGGAGACGTCAAACGAGTCATTGACCGTCGTGGCCAGGCAGGTCACCCTGAAGTCCTACAAACGCATGGGCATGATCTTCGATGCGAACGCGCGCGCCGTGCGCAATGTGCTGACGGACCTGTAGCGAGGGACCACCCGGCGAAATGTCGCCAATGCGGCCGCTCAGCGGCAGACTTGAGGGCACCGGCACATTCTCAAAAGGAGAGCCCATGACCACCGTCCCGCCCGTCATCGTTTTCGACGTGAACGAAACCCTCTCCGACATGTCCCCCCTGGCCCAGCGCTTCCGAGACATCGGGGCACCGGTCGGCCTGGCCGCGCTCTGGTTCGCCACCCTGCTGCGCGACGGATTCGCCCTCACTGCCAGCGGCGACCACGCCTCGTTCTCCGTGATCGGTGCCGATGCCCTGCGGCGGCTTCTGGCCGACGTCAAGCTGGACCGCTCCGCGGACGCGGCGGTCGACCATGTGATGACCGGCCTGACCAGCCTCGGGGTGCACCCCGACGTCCCCGCGGGCATCCGGGCGCTCTCCGCCGCCGGGTTGCGGCTGACCACCCTCAGCAACGGCTCGGCCAGAATAGCGGATGCGTTGTTGAGCGCGGCCGGGATCCGGAACGAGTTCGAGGCGTTGCTCTCGGTCGACGATGCGCCCGCCTGGAAACCTGCCCGCGCCTCGTACGACTATGCCGCCGCCGCGCTCGGGACGGATCCGGCCGGCATGCTGCTGGTAGCCGTGCACCCGTGGGACATCCACGGTGCCGCCCGCGCGGGACTGCGCACGGCCTGGGTGAACCGCACCGGGGAACGCTACCCGGGATACTTCGAGGCTCCCGAATTCACCGTGGCCGCCCTGACCGAGCTTCCGGCGGCCCTCGCCACCGCCTGACCCCGCCGCGCCGCGCCGCCGCGAACGACGGTATCGCGGCGGCGATCAGGCGGTGCTGCGGGCGAGCCTGTGCAACATGTCGCGGTCCTGAATGACGATGCGTCCGCGGCCCTGACGGATCGCCTTCCGGGCCGCGAGGTCACTCATCACCTTGCTGGTCGCCTCCCGCGAGGCTCCGAGCAGACCGGCAAGTTGTTCGTGGGTCAAACGG
Coding sequences within:
- a CDS encoding amidohydrolase; this translates as MTLVLRNGRLPGSEVSWDVEIGDTDTNEPVLRRISRSTGALSSAESVDLDGRWLVPGLWDNHVHFSQWAQNSSRLDLSTCGSAAETAALVAGHAAHVAPSDTIVGSGFRDGLWPDAPSRAVLDAASPTVPVILVSGDLHCCWLNSAALALHGFADHPTGLLREDECFTVVSAIGTVADESMDAWAEGAAVNAAARGVVGIVDLEMAWNLDTWRRRINGGSTSLRVEFGIYAAHLQRAIELGLRTGAVIDGTDGLLTVGPFKVLTDGSLNTRTALCVNEYPGLEDTCGSRGLSTVPPRELQSWMQMAAQAGIRPAVHAIGDRANSYALDAFEAVGCTGSIEHAQLLMRADIERFATLGVVASVQPEHAMDDRDVADRFWAGETDRAFPLASLLEAGVELAFGSDAPVAPLDPWAAMASAVGRTRDGREPWHPEQSVSRAAALAASARGRSGIAVGDVADLAICESDPFTASVDELRRMPVAATLLAGRFTHNRL
- a CDS encoding ABC transporter substrate-binding protein, translating into MNTPQRSRPSWQIAVSLGFAATLALSACSAAPAPAAPVEEAPVGEVDAAAAAALPEKYVKAGVIRVASDYPYPPMEMLDEDQNLTGLDFDLAQALGVKLGVPLTLEKQAFATNIPALQSGQSDIIMSGMNDTAKRQETLDFVDYFHAGFSIMVLAGNPEKITTVLDLCGKDVAVSKATIQAEILRGYDDQCTQAGPGPIKIAELPSETDVQTAVRSGKAIADVVDSAVAAYSAQTAGDGEMFEVVRDPANPNGYNPVFTGIGVLKKDSELTSALVLALDSIIADGSYQEILEKYDLGDYAIDKAGLNLGS
- the menC gene encoding o-succinylbenzoate synthase codes for the protein MKIENVELRRVTMPLVRPFRTSFGQIDHREMTIVRVTTANAEGWAECAAEPDPLYSSEFLDGCDLVIRDHLLPRLRAVGDGLTAEHVATTLAPVKGHPMSKAVLETAILDAQLKERGVSFGQHLGAVNQTVPSGVSVGIMESIDGLLDVVGEYLAEGYLRIKLKIEPGWDIEPVRAVRERFGDDILLQVDANTAYSLADARHLARLDPFNLLLIEQPLPEDDILGHASLAKLMTTPICLDESIESARDAAAAIVLGACSIINVKPARVGGFLEARRIHDVAAAHGVPVWCGGMLETGIGRAANVALAGLPNFTLPGDTSASSRYYAQDLTAPFVLQDGCLPVPTGPGIGVDVLPDALANVTTSRTDIAF
- a CDS encoding M20/M25/M40 family metallo-hydrolase; protein product: MSKRAAAADPSLIISDALAYLTAHRDDMVDDLEAYVRWETPSDDKGLLDRAFPLILDWIYARIGMPTREEIFESADLGNIAVLDFGRAPESVLLAHYDTVWPAGTTTTWPLQFDDERLSGPGIFDMKAGLVQAVWGVRALQQTADFTPNTRLILTGDEETGSHASRAIIESETSGMPAVYVFEGSAAGALKTGRKGVGLFTVTATGIEAHAGLNPLDGASAVHAIAEAITRIVGFADHAAGTTVNAGLVTGGSRSNVSAGTAETCVDVRVTSAAEMARIDACFTGLTTSDPHVTFSVDTDWNRPPFERTAEIGVLFERAARVGRMLGVELAEVSVGGASDANFVAALGVPVLDGLGAVGDGAHARHEHTSRSGLVERAALAAGLLLSDSARPAPAAEAANTSPLLNTSPLLETGHPLARQAGAAAARAAALAGVSIRDETEMDRLQPISALLVSVWGLEPDESPMNAELLRSLGHAGSAVTAAYDRAGILCGVAVLVVSPGAVSAYSLLAGVLPGNADQGVGFALKQHQRAWALARDIEAIRWTFDPLVSRNARFNLTKLGAHSSEYTRNFYGAMSGSINANDESDRLTAHWPLTSDLAIACSEGRPETTDLPPFSPDQVRELGPDDQPALVETAGALWCRVPTDIVGLRGQSPILAADWRRFARNVFATNFSSGHIARGVTRAGWYRLATGGQQ
- a CDS encoding Lrp/AsnC family transcriptional regulator: MPDSYVPDELDIAIVDSLSIHPRASWIAVADALGSNASTVARRWDRLKLLGLAWTLCVRDYTALAVQDHLDIRCRPGFIEELAALFCEVKCCLTVSAVSGNADLRILVDVPDISSLHAFMNHEVWRNPGIVSVEHNIATEVFQTARGWVSGSLSLRQRTALRQSITVHRPALARLTAREEQIAIILQRDARTSASDIADELGMSLPSASRQISRLIASNKIELRAEAAHAVVGWPISVCLYSQVKPGRLRAAAAGAAKLPRSRATHTVVSPRWNLMTIYWMRDLADIHRIEEALETSNESLTVVARQVTLKSYKRMGMIFDANARAVRNVLTDL
- a CDS encoding haloacid dehalogenase type II; its protein translation is MTTVPPVIVFDVNETLSDMSPLAQRFRDIGAPVGLAALWFATLLRDGFALTASGDHASFSVIGADALRRLLADVKLDRSADAAVDHVMTGLTSLGVHPDVPAGIRALSAAGLRLTTLSNGSARIADALLSAAGIRNEFEALLSVDDAPAWKPARASYDYAAAALGTDPAGMLLVAVHPWDIHGAARAGLRTAWVNRTGERYPGYFEAPEFTVAALTELPAALATA